The Candidatus Uhrbacteria bacterium genome has a segment encoding these proteins:
- the lepB gene encoding signal peptidase I, producing MRFFTGKAKEDALNTAKVGGSGAIALVLEMVQVLAISLAIIIPVRWFLIQPFYVQGASMEPNFFDHEYLIIDELSYRFRTPTRGDIVVFHYPNDPKQFFIKRVIGLPGETVEVADGKVKIYNDAHPNGIVLDETAYLDQDFTAASQTVTLKPKEFYLLGDNRSSSLDSRFFGPVDEKYIVGRVWVRGYPIDRWKHFDSHDYGI from the coding sequence ATGCGATTCTTTACTGGCAAAGCAAAAGAGGACGCCTTAAACACCGCCAAAGTAGGCGGTTCTGGCGCTATTGCGTTGGTCTTGGAAATGGTCCAGGTTCTCGCGATCTCCCTCGCCATCATCATTCCGGTCCGCTGGTTCTTGATCCAGCCTTTTTACGTCCAAGGCGCAAGCATGGAGCCTAATTTCTTTGATCATGAGTATCTCATCATCGATGAATTGTCCTATCGCTTCCGCACGCCAACCCGCGGCGACATCGTCGTCTTCCATTATCCGAATGATCCAAAGCAGTTCTTTATCAAGCGCGTTATCGGCTTGCCGGGCGAGACGGTAGAAGTCGCTGACGGCAAAGTAAAGATTTACAACGATGCGCATCCAAACGGCATCGTTCTCGACGAGACGGCTTACCTCGACCAAGACTTTACCGCCGCCTCACAGACCGTCACCTTAAAACCAAAAGAATTTTATTTGCTTGGCGATAATCGCTCGAGCAGTCTCGATTCACGTTTCTTTGGTCCGGTGGACGAAAAATACATTGTTGGTCGTGTTTGGGTCCGCGGCTATCCGATCGATCGCTGGAAACACTTTGACTCTCACGACTACGGAATTTAA
- a CDS encoding EVE domain-containing protein, producing MAYWLVKSDPSEYSWDQLVQDGEADWTGVRNFQARKFLNEMAVGDPVLVYHTEDDKEIVGIAEVAATAKQDPTDEEGKWVSVRLKAIKPVGRTLTLDEIRNTAGLSIMPLVEQPRLSVMSVTPAQWEAILKYTKTV from the coding sequence ATGGCATATTGGCTCGTAAAATCCGATCCATCGGAATATTCCTGGGATCAGCTCGTGCAAGACGGCGAGGCTGATTGGACCGGTGTCCGCAATTTTCAGGCTCGGAAATTTTTGAACGAGATGGCCGTCGGCGATCCGGTCTTGGTGTATCACACGGAAGACGACAAGGAAATTGTCGGTATTGCAGAGGTCGCCGCCACAGCCAAGCAAGACCCGACCGATGAAGAAGGGAAGTGGGTATCCGTGCGCTTGAAGGCGATCAAGCCTGTCGGCCGCACCCTCACGCTCGATGAAATTCGAAATACCGCTGGCCTCTCCATCATGCCTCTCGTCGAGCAGCCGCGCTTGTCCGTCATGTCCGTAACCCCGGCACAATGGGAAGCGATTTTGAAATATACCAAAACCGTGTAA